In one window of Paenarthrobacter nicotinovorans DNA:
- a CDS encoding DUF7059 domain-containing protein has protein sequence MTDTASLFTAGNTDDAPRSDQPDLLLALSSDLRAISYTVDGVAGLLGGSASEALSRDQLVPALLASERQLLSEDPAVRALAVIVRLWLLAVPQNVADVDAALTGTGSSGLESLGLVTVESGLVQARVDLRPYGWDANADGTGGAELWVASDLAAHQQPGVLRHDHVLGIGRASTTLVQTTSRRHTVRALDLGTGCGIQTFHLLHHCEHVTATDISPRALAFTRFNLLLNATELDLDPDNLEARVSLRLGSLLEPVAGELFGLVVSNPPFVITPRTGGESSAGQFTYRDGGLAGDGIVASLVQSLASVLEPGGTAQMLGNWEIAAGADWKDRPKAWLKDSGLDVWFIQREQVGPEQYAETWLQDASQNREGGHYKDAYAAYLSDFASRNVEGIGFGMILLRRPEAGHGAVINRFEEITYPIEQPIGPHLGSAVERADWVSAHPIPEAHLIVAEDVTEERHQRPGAAHPGVILLRQGAGLRRTNLLSTELAGFVSACDGQLSVRQIVSALVALLGGDDTFDEGVFREGLFSEVTNLVLDGFLLPDPERYGS, from the coding sequence GTGACTGACACAGCTTCCTTGTTTACCGCCGGCAATACTGACGATGCTCCCCGCAGCGACCAGCCGGACCTTCTTCTGGCCCTCTCCTCGGACCTTCGTGCCATCTCCTACACCGTGGACGGAGTGGCCGGGCTCCTGGGCGGGTCAGCCTCGGAAGCGCTGTCCCGGGACCAGCTCGTTCCAGCCCTGTTGGCCAGTGAACGTCAGCTGCTCTCCGAAGACCCGGCCGTCCGGGCGCTGGCCGTCATTGTCCGCCTGTGGCTTTTGGCGGTTCCGCAAAATGTCGCTGATGTCGATGCCGCACTGACCGGAACCGGGTCGAGCGGACTGGAAAGTCTGGGACTTGTAACTGTTGAGTCCGGGCTGGTCCAGGCCAGGGTGGACCTTCGTCCCTATGGCTGGGATGCCAACGCGGACGGCACCGGTGGAGCGGAACTGTGGGTGGCCAGCGACCTCGCTGCCCATCAGCAGCCAGGGGTTTTGAGGCACGATCACGTCCTGGGGATTGGCCGGGCCTCCACAACGCTTGTCCAGACCACGTCCCGGCGCCACACCGTACGCGCGTTGGATCTGGGGACGGGCTGCGGGATCCAGACATTCCACCTCCTGCACCACTGTGAGCATGTCACGGCCACGGATATCTCCCCCCGGGCGCTCGCCTTCACCCGCTTCAATCTCCTGCTCAACGCCACTGAGCTGGACTTGGACCCCGACAACCTGGAAGCCCGCGTGAGCTTGAGGCTGGGCTCGCTGCTGGAGCCGGTGGCCGGGGAACTGTTCGGTCTGGTGGTGTCCAACCCGCCGTTCGTGATCACTCCCCGCACCGGCGGTGAGTCCTCTGCCGGGCAGTTCACCTACAGGGACGGCGGATTGGCAGGTGACGGGATCGTGGCATCACTCGTGCAGTCCCTCGCCTCCGTCCTCGAACCGGGCGGTACCGCGCAGATGCTGGGCAACTGGGAGATTGCCGCGGGGGCGGACTGGAAAGACCGTCCGAAGGCCTGGCTGAAGGATTCAGGTTTGGATGTGTGGTTTATCCAACGCGAGCAGGTTGGCCCGGAGCAATACGCTGAAACGTGGCTGCAGGACGCCTCGCAGAACCGTGAAGGCGGCCATTACAAGGACGCCTACGCCGCCTACCTCAGCGACTTCGCTTCCCGGAATGTCGAGGGAATCGGTTTCGGCATGATCCTGCTGCGCCGCCCCGAGGCCGGGCACGGTGCCGTTATCAACCGCTTCGAGGAAATCACCTATCCCATAGAGCAGCCGATTGGGCCACATCTGGGTTCCGCGGTGGAGAGGGCGGACTGGGTGTCCGCGCACCCCATCCCGGAGGCGCATCTCATAGTGGCCGAGGACGTGACCGAGGAACGCCACCAACGGCCTGGAGCAGCCCATCCGGGTGTCATTCTCCTGCGTCAGGGGGCCGGTCTGCGGCGTACCAACCTGCTGAGCACGGAACTGGCCGGCTTTGTTTCAGCCTGCGATGGGCAGCTGTCTGTCAGGCAGATCGTTTCTGCCTTGGTGGCATTGCTGGGCGGAGACGATACCTTCGACGAAGGTGTTTTCCGTGAGGGATTGTTCAGCGAGGTCACCAACCTGGTCCTCGATGGTTTCCTGCTTCCCGACCCGGAGCGGTACGGCTCATGA
- the trhO gene encoding oxygen-dependent tRNA uridine(34) hydroxylase TrhO — MALNRIVLFYGFTPIADPDAVRLWQRALCEKLGLTGRILISKDGINATVGGELNNMKQYVKTTREYKGFHGIDFKWSEGSAADFPRLSVKVRDEIVSFGAPGELKVDENGVVGGGKHLQPEELHALVDAKKAGGDDVVFFDGRNAFEAQIGKFKDAIVPDVDTTHDFIKELDSGKYDDLKDKPVVTYCTGGIRCEVLSSLMVNRGFKEVYQLDGGIVRYGETFKDQGLWEGSLYVFDKRMHVEFSEDAKTIGECVRCASPTNKFENCSNPSCRTLTLYCAECASSPETLRCPGGCDAA; from the coding sequence GTGGCTTTGAACCGAATTGTGCTCTTCTATGGCTTTACCCCGATCGCCGACCCGGACGCCGTGCGTCTGTGGCAGCGCGCCCTCTGCGAAAAGCTGGGCCTCACGGGCAGGATCCTCATTTCCAAGGACGGCATCAACGCCACCGTGGGCGGCGAACTGAACAACATGAAGCAGTACGTCAAAACCACCCGGGAGTACAAGGGTTTCCATGGGATCGACTTCAAATGGTCAGAGGGCAGCGCCGCGGATTTCCCACGGCTCAGCGTCAAGGTCCGCGACGAAATCGTTTCGTTTGGCGCGCCGGGCGAGTTGAAGGTGGATGAGAACGGTGTTGTGGGCGGCGGCAAGCACCTGCAGCCCGAGGAACTTCACGCCTTGGTGGATGCGAAAAAGGCCGGCGGCGACGACGTCGTGTTCTTTGACGGCCGCAATGCGTTCGAAGCCCAAATCGGCAAGTTCAAGGATGCGATCGTGCCGGACGTGGATACCACCCACGACTTCATCAAGGAACTCGATTCCGGCAAGTACGACGACCTCAAGGACAAGCCGGTGGTGACTTACTGCACCGGGGGAATCCGTTGCGAGGTGCTCTCCAGCCTGATGGTCAACCGTGGCTTCAAAGAGGTTTACCAGTTGGATGGCGGCATTGTCCGCTACGGAGAAACGTTCAAGGACCAAGGCCTCTGGGAAGGCTCCCTCTACGTGTTCGACAAGCGCATGCACGTCGAATTCAGCGAAGACGCCAAGACCATCGGCGAGTGCGTGAGGTGCGCATCGCCCACCAACAAGTTCGAGAATTGCTCCAACCCCAGTTGCCGCACGCTCACTCTTTACTGCGCCGAATGTGCGTCAAGCCCGGAAACGCTCCGCTGCCCCGGTGGCTGCGACGCGGCCTGA